From Zingiber officinale cultivar Zhangliang chromosome 5B, Zo_v1.1, whole genome shotgun sequence, the proteins below share one genomic window:
- the LOC121987156 gene encoding F-box/kelch-repeat protein At1g80440-like, whose translation METELIPGLPDDVALQCLLRLPFYSISVARGVCRRWRRELSASSSFYRLRKAAGLAHTVFIMLFYDIPSFHLYRWRLAFYEPATGAWGVRPLTDDSLRGKQHCWHVVVVGRELVLVGGWDESNWKDTAEVNIYDLVTGDWRPGAPIPRPMQDGCNFAVGPRNVFVSGWKDNLSSMLVYDTATDAWMDYHVATQEPSWCPWSGFMSAADLAAHEEEMMYECREREEDKKL comes from the coding sequence ATGGAGACTGAGCTAATTCCAGGACTACCGGACGATGTCGCTCTGCAGTGCCTCCTCCGTCTCCCCTTCTACTCCATCTCCGTTGCTCGAGGCGTCTGCAGGCGGTGGAGGCGCGAACTCTCAGCGTCGTCGTCCTTCTATCGCCTCCGCAAGGCTGCCGGCCTCGCTCACACCGTCTTCattatgctcttttatgatatccCCTCGTTCCACCTTTACAGGTGGCGTCTAGCCTTTTACGAGCCAGCCACGGGCGCCTGGGGGGTCCGGCCGTTGACAGACGACAGCCTCCGCGGCAAGCAGCATTGCTGGCATGTTGTGGTCGTCGGGCGAGAGCTGGTGTTGGTTGGCGGGTGGGATGAGTCAAACTGGAAGGACACCGCGGAAGTCAACATCTACGATCTAGTCACCGGCGACTGGCGTCCCGGGGCCCCTATTCCGCGCCCCATGCAGGATGGCTGCAACTTTGCCGTCGGCCCACGGAACGTGTTCGTATCTGGTTGGAAGGACAATCTATCTTCGATGTTAGTTTATGACACGGCAACCGACGCGTGGATGGACTACCACGTGGCGACCCAGGAGCCGAGCTGGTGTCCGTGGTCGGGGTTCATGTCGGCCGCCGACCTCGCCGCCCACGAAGAGGAAATGATGTACGAATGCCGGGAGAGAGAGGAGGACAAGAAATTATAG